A part of Haliotis asinina isolate JCU_RB_2024 chromosome 10, JCU_Hal_asi_v2, whole genome shotgun sequence genomic DNA contains:
- the LOC137298385 gene encoding uncharacterized protein, which yields MAATDSESIHDNMTRLRMRMVQQKLANERDKLQHRPSSVSSSDDNVDQLKIQQAMLRRQELIDRIRQEQLSDLNRPRSHVERRRYTPDPLPPPPSRLSLPDLHRHCHYRHTSNNRGSVAVGTVGAVQPIGTDMSQVKHVIEHKYRQPDVPAVHTYQLPPIATPPAIIQPAVQPGYAAMASPSPIITTVPQIQTVDLVAPRKEEKSTFFNKGEFMDMMMMQNAQMHHMAMQQMMVKNMTPQQPVYPVAPLEPYSYPRPVYHHHYGSMAAPAAPMMYHHQSMPTYDMSRGSRGGGGGFRGRSRFRRKYDGEFPPNSKKTPDPAIPIRRLEVNNYPFPGSKGIRRIRHIAYCAWFIACLKASVKKNKGSRPSSVFLFGIILKEIVAALHRLYLNPTGNIYPVMGDIIGPNAKDLSSLVGGRNITRDQAQLLQVLAYVVENLTYHITEIMPRSGVLGTHRKAAVFELIKNGQRFPDGYFWQVELDRLQFNGSGRTTNIGQQEAYLLLVGIFVSRSLITTLLLKPIDYGLSTEPLSDTHQRNLKVLSTVMLYVVRKASGPKGQPIMPVPGEVVKYVFRDDEMRGIHLSLRKTYEYCENLLREWGAEYIKRLREAAASDPRGEKLTTKK from the exons AAACTTGCAAATGAAAGAGACAAATTACAACACAGGCCTTCCAGTGTTTCAA GTAGTGACGATAATGTAGACCAGCTGAAGATTCAGCAGGCTATGCTAAGAAGGCAGGAGCTTATAGACAGAATACGC CAAGAACAATTGTCCGATTTGAACCGTCCAAGGTCGCACGTAGAGCGACGTCGCTACACACCCGATCCCCTTCCGCCCCCACCATCACGACTTTCATTACCAGATCTACATAGGCATTGCCACTACCGTCACACTTCCAACAACCGAg GTTCTGTCGCCGTAGGAACGGTAGGAGCGGTACAACCCATTGGAACCGATATGTCTCAAGTCAAGCACGTGATTGAACACAAGTACCGTCAGCCCGATGTTCCAGCTGTTCACACGTACCAGTTACCCCCCATAGCAACCCCACCAGCAATCATTCAGCCAGCTGTGCAGCCCGGCTACGCTGCCATGGCGTCCCCTTCCCCTATCATTACCACTGTCCCACAAATCCAGACTGTTGATCTGGTAGCTCCACGGAAAGAAGAAAAGAGTACTTTCTTTAACAAGGGAG AATTCATggatatgatgatgatgcaaaACGCGCAGATGCATCATATGGCGATGCAGCAGATGATGGTTAAGAACATGACACCACAACAGCCGGTGTATCCTGTGGCACCCTTAGAGCCATACAGT TATCCAAGACCAgtataccatcatcactatgGCAGCATGGCGGCACCAGCGGCACCAATGATGTACCACCACCAATCAATGCCAACCTATGATATGTC TAGAGGGTCACgaggtggaggaggag GGTTTAGGGGAAGGTCAAGGTTCAGAAGAAAATATGACGGAGAGTTTCCTCCCAATTCCAAGAAAACTCCTGATCCTGCCATCC CAATACGACGCTTAGAGGTAAATAACTATCCATTCCCTGGATCAA AGGGAATTCGGCGTATCCGTCATATTGCGTATTGTGCTTGGTTTATTGCCTGTCTAAAAGCTTCTGTCAAGAAG aataaaGGCAGTAGACCAAGTAGTGTGTTCTTGTTTGGgattattttgaaagaaatagtTGCAGCCCTTCACCGGTTATATCTCAAT cCAACTGGCAATATATATCCTGTGATGGGTGACATCATAGGACCTAATGCGAAAGACCTTTCATCACTGGTGGGAGGACGCAACATCACACGAGACCAGGCTCAGCTGCTTCAAGTACTTGCCTATGTTGTGGAAAACCTAACCTACCATATCACAGAGATCATG CCAAGGTCAGGAGTGTTGGGAACCCATCGAAAAGCTGCAGTATTTGAACTAATCAAGAATGGCCAACGTTTTCCTGATGGATATTTCTGGCAAGTGGAACTG GACCGCCTCCAGTTCAATGGTTCAGGCAGGACAACAAATATCGGACAACAGGAGGCGTATCTGCTGTTGGTTGGCATCTTCGTCTCCAGAAGTCTAATCACAACT TTGCTGTTGAAGCCTATAGACTACGGTCTTTCTACAGAACCCCTGAGTGACACCCATCAGCGGAACCTCAAGGTTCTGTCCACTGTGATGCTGTATGTAGTTCGCAAAGCCTCAGGACCCAAAGGACAGCCAATAATG CCAGTCCCAGGGGAGGTTGTCAAGTATGTGTTCAGGGATGATGAGATGAGAGGTATCCACCTTTCTCTAAGGAAAACCTATGAATACTGTGAG AACCTGTTGCGAGAGTGGGGTGCTGAGTACATCAAGAGACTGAGGGAAGCTGCTGCGAGTGATCCTCGAGGAGAAAAGCtaacaacaaaaaaataa